The nucleotide window ttattaaattaaggtatctgtattgtatttattctttccaAGCAAGTGTGATCAGCCTGTCAAAAAACAGAGAGGTTTCTTAGCCTGGCCAACGACAAAACTATTTTGTACTCGATATTGGATAGGATACGAATGGAATTGTGACATTGTAACAACAGTTTTCCCTTTAACATGTGTTTTAGGATTGTATGCAGCCTAATATGGAGGTTGTTGAAGATGTAAAACTATGCCCTAATAATAGCGATGCAGTGACTGTGCACGTGGAGGTCCTGGTGAAGGCTCACAGGTAATTCTTGTGTTTCATGAAGATACTATCTAATttcttgtatatttatttaacttacTGGTGAcaaaatatgtttctttttaacAGGAAACTAATTAATTATCTGAACAATCTTTACAGCTGTAGATCATGTGTATTAGTAACAGttgttcaaataaatataatgaaacaatgacttttttaaaaaaaaaaaaaaaaagataaatgtggAACAAATGATTTGGTGCATTTATGACTGTCTGGAAATTGACAGAAACCTTTGTCTTAGTAtttaaagtatacattttttcatttagttgattttatccaaagcgatttacagtgttaatctgcctacaattatttacccatttatacagataagtaatgttactggagcaattttagggtaggtactttgctcaggggtactacaggtggagatcgaacctgggacctctgagtccaaaggcaacagctctaactgctacactaccagctgtccctgtccaAGCATAACTTCCTCTCAGCTGTTAagcatttttgcataaatgcaGATTTTGGTGTTAATGTTCTGAGTGCAGAGTTTATTCTTCATAGATGGGAAGTATATTGGAAAATAATGGTGGTATGCTCAAAGTAACCTGAAGCTTTTTGATTGCACGCAGACAGGACTGGAGCAGTATGGAAATTATCTGCCTTTTTTCTTGTCTCTTGGTTTCAGCACTGCCAAAAGAGAGGACGTGAAGGTTCATGTGCTAGCATTGCTCAACCGCCACCGGATGGTGTTTGGGGACTATAAGTGGGTTGAGTTCGATGAGGACTTCCTGGCAAAACATGTTGAGTCTGTAGCAATCGTGGACACTGAACGACAGGTAAGctctttgtgttattttttttttggttttatgaacagcacagcaTACAGACACAGTAAACTGAGAGACTGCATGTATGTCCACAAGCATAGAGTGAGAGCTCAGCATCAAAAGGTTATCATGTATCACCAGTATGATCGTGTAGCaatttctaataacttccagaagggtttccacatattccagaattcattagaattgtcatgaaaatcaaatgtcagttaCATGTGTATATGCTATACATACAACATTTGCATATGCATGACTTTTtagatttttcagaaattttctaCAGAATATTACAGGTTTTACCATGacttataaattttttttgtctgacttTGTGCCGAGTTTTTTTGGGAAAGGAAATTTAATTCTTTACATGTAGGTTTACGGAAATATATAAAAGTATTATTTGAGTAATGGTGCAGAATTTATATCTGGCTCTGTGTATTCTGCCTTTCCCATTCCCAGTATATCCACGTGCTAACAAGTTTTCTGTAATTTATCTTCCAGAACCTCTAATTTTTGTGTAAAGTGTTTGGTATTTGGATTATGTTATATCTGAATCATGTTCTTTCCCAGCCATTAGATCTACAGAGTTGCTGTCTGTCCATTCACATCTTTACACTTTATGATGATGGAGTGAGCACACTGAAcctggaggaggatgaggacctgTCAGCAGCAAACCACTGGCTCTTACCTGCAGGTGGGCAGAATAGGCATGTGATAGTTAATCACAAAACTGGTCATCAAAAGTTTTGCGCTTTGTAAACATTTCAGTCAATTTGTCAAAAGAAATGATTATTGGAAGTTGCCAGATGTTtgtaagtttttatttgtgGGTTGTACACACCATACCATAGTATTGTAGgtgtaatatttttacagtGGTTTTGACCATTTGCCCCATTCTTTGTAGCAAGAGTTAAGTTAAACAGATGAGAAACTTTTGCTCACTTAAAAGATAATAGATGTGTTATGAAAGCCCAATTTCATATGCaagtaaaaacagcattttgttgCTTAACCTCTATTTACCCATCTGTCTTTGTCCACTTGCTTTTACCAAGTGATTGATCTGGAAGATCAGAATAAATACCTGATAAACACAATATTTCAAGCCTGTTTAAGTAATGCTATTCCTGCTTTCTTATACAGCTGAATTTCATGGCATTTGGGAAAGTCTGGTGTATGAGAATGGAGTCAAGAAACAGGTAAGGAATTTTCTGCAGTATGTTAGTTACTCTTTAAGCACTTGTTGATAGGAATTTTATAATCAtacttgtatttttatgtgttatttttgAACATATATTTTTCTACAGCTCCTAGATTATGTCTCAACAACAATTTTCTTCTCTGACAAAAATGTGGACAGCAACCTGATTTCATGGAACCGTGTTGTATTGCTTCATGGTGAGACTGTTAAAGCCTGTGGGTCAGAAACATTTGTATTGGGGATCTCTGTGTATATAAACAGAGCCTTCTGTTACTATGATCAGTTTAATTTCAAGCTTTGCCCCCAAGGACCCCCTGGAACTGGAAAAACCTCTCTCTGTAAAGCTCTGGCTCAAAAACTCTCCATTCGATTGTCAAACAGGTCAGTCAGGGCTCAAGGCAAGGTGAgagcaaatatttttatgtatgaaaATTTGCCTTCTGACTTCAgatatctttttttaatttttttcaggtATGCTTATGGCCAATTTGTAGAGATTAATAGCCATAGTTTGTTCTCCAAATGGTTTTCTGAGGTAATTATACTTTGCTATTCACTCTGtaagtgattttattttttctaaatgttgCATTATATATATGAGATATTATaggtatgattttttttgttacagagCGGTAAACTTGTTACCAAGATGTTCCAGAAGATCCAGCAGTTGATAGATGACAAAGAAGCTCTTGTGTTTGTTCTGATTGATGAGGTAAATAATATCTGacttaacactgtcagtctgTGTTGGGTGGTACATGAAGAGGAGTCTAATACACTGCATTTCCTACAGTGGTATGAAACTGCATGTtattttctgtgctgctctctgcGTTCAGGTGGAGAGCCTTACGGCGGCTCGTAATGCAGCCAAAGCTGGAACAGAGCCCTCAGATGCTATCCGTGTGGTCAACGCTGTGCTCACACAACTGGACCAGATCAAAAGGTTAACCCTGCCATGCAGCAATGTTTTCAGATGCTAAAGCATTGCTCTGTTCCATGACATTGATGTTGGGAGTGAAagtcagttcagttcaatttctcAGTCCCTAAAAGTCTTTGCTGCTGTTCTTATGTGTTATATCTCGACCTTCTGCAATGTGGCAGACATCCAAATGTAGTGATCCTCACCACATCCAATGTGACTGAGAAGATTGACCTGGCCTTCGTTGACCGGGCTGACATTAAGCAATACATCGGACCTCCTTCAGCTGAGGCTATTTTCAACATTTATCTTTCTTGTCTCGGAGAGCTCATGAAGGTTGgttttgctccagtaaaacaccaCATTTGCTTATGAAGGAAATATTcagtacatttctgaagaacAAACAGATGTTTTGTAGTTATTATTGGTCTTCATATGGCCTCTAACCCACAAATTCAGATTTAAAGTTACCACATTGTGTCTTTCTTTGAGAGAAATATTGGAAATCCCAAACATATGAATATAAAGTAATTAATATAGGGTTACCTTTAGAACAGCTTTTGTCCTTGTTCGAACGCTCTCTGAGTTTACTAAGGTGTTGGACTGTTCTCCTGTCCTAACTCTTTCTCTTGGTGAGGTTTGACTTCTGACTGCTTTCTCTTTGCTTATGTATgcagttttttcttgtttcttgtcATTTATAATTATCATTTTCCATATAGGACCCACAGTGTCTCTTTTGCCACATtaaatcatttcagttttatgcCTAATACTCTGGCTATTTCACTCAAATTTTTCTTGTCTTCTCAGACCTGAAATTCAATTTGTAACTCACCTGTGTAGGTGCAATTTTAAttgtgatttattaatttcgaactttaatgtgttttcatatGTTTTGCAATTTGTCCACCCTGCacattgttgctttattttaattgttgaCATGACTACATTGAATTTCTGAAGTTAACTTTAGATGTTAATTTAGTCattataattgtttaaaaaaactttttttttttttgttgttgttgttgttgtttccttGTCCAGTGCCAGATCATTTACCCTCGGCATCAGCTCCTGACCATGCTGGAGCTGGAGACCATGGGTTTTCAGGAGAACAATGTATCGGAGCTTAGCCTCATTCTCAGGGATATTGCAGCGTACGTGTCCGTCGCACCCAGGCATTTCTTGCCTTTCtctcaaattattattatttgctcatttctctgacattttttttcacagcaatttGTCAGTGTTAGGTTTTATATTCTGTGCTGCTTGCTtgctaatttttactttatcatttGTTGGTAAGTTCCTTGTTAAAGGGTACTGCAAGAGGAGGTGGTATTTGAGGAGGTCTTCTG belongs to Scleropages formosus chromosome 18, fSclFor1.1, whole genome shotgun sequence and includes:
- the trip13 gene encoding pachytene checkpoint protein 2 homolog, with translation MQPNMEVVEDVKLCPNNSDAVTVHVEVLVKAHSTAKREDVKVHVLALLNRHRMVFGDYKWVEFDEDFLAKHVESVAIVDTERQPLDLQSCCLSIHIFTLYDDGVSTLNLEEDEDLSAANHWLLPAAEFHGIWESLVYENGVKKQLLDYVSTTIFFSDKNVDSNLISWNRVVLLHGPPGTGKTSLCKALAQKLSIRLSNRYAYGQFVEINSHSLFSKWFSESGKLVTKMFQKIQQLIDDKEALVFVLIDEVESLTAARNAAKAGTEPSDAIRVVNAVLTQLDQIKRHPNVVILTTSNVTEKIDLAFVDRADIKQYIGPPSAEAIFNIYLSCLGELMKCQIIYPRHQLLTMLELETMGFQENNVSELSLILRDIAAKSKGLSGRALRKLPFLAHALFVKTPTVTLERFLEAMDQAVNKQIEEKANLVNSV